Part of the Parcubacteria group bacterium CG10_big_fil_rev_8_21_14_0_10_36_14 genome is shown below.
GTAGTAATCTTTTTCCATAGAATAGAACTTTTTAAAAAGGAGGCGAAATGGTTCCAAAGCTCAAAATTTACATAAGTAATCACGTAGAAATTGAGGAAGATCCATTGGGTATAACCGCGCTTACTTTGATAAATATCAATAATAGACCTTGCTCTTCTGTTTATTTTTCACCAGGAGACATTGAGTGCCGAAATGGCAGAACCGTTTTTATTCCATTTGGATTTAGGATGGAAGAAGACCCTTGTCGTCTTGTCTTTAAACGAAATATAACGAGATTTTCCCTTCCTAAGAACTTTGTTCATTATATTGAAGATGCTCTGACACAGCAAGTACTCTGGTATGAGCACGCATAACACATAGAAACAATATCCTCTGTCTTACGCAGAGGTTTTTTTATCCATACTAATATTAGTATGGATTTTTTGAGCGGGCGCAAGCGCCCGCTCAATCATACTCCTTTATTTATCTTCTTTTTTATCTTCTTCCTTCACTTCTTCCGCTTCTGCGTCTTGCACATTATCTTCTTTCTTTTCTTCTGCTGATTCGCCAGCTCCGTCTTTTGCGCCCGGCTCTGCGCCGGTTGTTTGCTGATTCTGATACATTGCCGTACCAATCTTTTGCGCAATTTGGTTCAATTCTTCCATTTTCTTTTTCATATCTTCCAAATCATTTGCCTCTTTTGCTTTTTTCAAAGCTTCTGTTTTTTCTTGCATTTCTTTTTTATCATCATCTTTCATTTTATCACCGGCATCTTTAATTAATTTTTCCGTAGAATAAATCATTGTATCCGCCTGGTTTACAGTATCAATCTGTTCTTTTTTCTTTTTATCTTCATCAGCATGAAGCTCAGCATCTTTTTTCATTTTTTCAATTTCATCTTTAGACAATCCGCTGGATGCGGTAATTGTAATCTTTTGTTCTTTTCCTGTTGCCTGGTCTTTTGCTGAAACATTCAAAATGCCGTTAGCGTCAATATCAAATTTGACCAAAACCTGCGGAACTCCTCTTGGCGCTGATGGGATACCGGAAAGCATAAAACGTCCGAGTGTTTTGTTGTCAGTTGCCATTTCGCGTTCACCCTGTAAAACATGAATTTCTACGCTTGATTGATTATCAGCGGCAGTAGAAAAAACCTGTTCTTTCGAAGTTGGGATTGTTGTATTGCGTTCAATAAGACGGGTCATCACACCACCCAATGTTTCCAATCCAAAAGATAATGGTGTAACGTCCAAAAGCAAAACGTCTTTTACGTCGCCTTGCAAAACGCCTGCCTGAACAGCCGCGCCAAGAGCCACAACTTCATCCGGATTAACTGAAACGTTTGGTTTTTTACCAAAAAATTCTTCCACTTTTTTCTGAACCAATGGCATGCGGGTCATTCCGCCAACCATAATTATCTCTTCAATGTCGGATTTTTTGAAACCGGCATCATCAAGAGCCTTTTGGCATGGAATTAAAGTTCTTTCTACTAAACCACCAACCAGCTCTTCCAATTTTGCGCGAGAAAGTTTCATTACCAAATGCTTTGGCCCGTCCTGGTCTGAAGTAATAAACGGCTGGTTTATTTCTGTTTCCCCTGCTGTGGATAACTCTATTTTTGCCTTTTCCGCAGCTTCTTTAATTCTTTGTAAAGCAAGCTTGTCTTTTCCAAGATCAATACCTTCGGATTTTTTAAATTCATCCAAAATCCATTGAATAATAATCTGGTCAAAATCATCTCCGCCTAAATGAGTATCGCCATTAGTTGATTTTACCTCAACCGTGTCTGCGGAAATATCCAAAACGCTAACATCAAATGTTCCGCCTCCCAAATCATAAACAACGGCTTGCTGGCCTTTTTTCTTATCAAAACCATAAGCCAGAGCGGCTGCAGTCGGTTCATTAATAATTCTTTTTACTTTTAATCCGGCGATTTCTCCCGCGTCTTTTGTTGCCTGACGTTGCGCGTCATCAAAATATGCCGGCACAGTAATAACAGCTTCTTCAATTTTTTCTCCCAATTTTTCTTCTGCGTCTGCTTTCATTTTTGCCAAAATCATGGCGCTTACTTCTTGCGGGCTATACTCCTTGTCTCCCATTTTTACCTTTACTCCGTCTCCTGACTTTACTATTTCATAAGACATAAGCTCTATGTCGCGTTTTACTTCCGGGTCGTCAAAACGACGTCCGATAAGACGCTTAACAGAAAAAATAGTATTTTCCGGATTAGTGACGGCTTGGCGTTTTGCCAATTGTCCAACCAAACGTTCGCCATTTTTATTGA
Proteins encoded:
- a CDS encoding molecular chaperone DnaK translates to MSKILGIDLGTTNSCMSVVEGGSPKVLENKEGQRTTPSIVAINKNGERLVGQLAKRQAVTNPENTIFSVKRLIGRRFDDPEVKRDIELMSYEIVKSGDGVKVKMGDKEYSPQEVSAMILAKMKADAEEKLGEKIEEAVITVPAYFDDAQRQATKDAGEIAGLKVKRIINEPTAAALAYGFDKKKGQQAVVYDLGGGTFDVSVLDISADTVEVKSTNGDTHLGGDDFDQIIIQWILDEFKKSEGIDLGKDKLALQRIKEAAEKAKIELSTAGETEINQPFITSDQDGPKHLVMKLSRAKLEELVGGLVERTLIPCQKALDDAGFKKSDIEEIIMVGGMTRMPLVQKKVEEFFGKKPNVSVNPDEVVALGAAVQAGVLQGDVKDVLLLDVTPLSFGLETLGGVMTRLIERNTTIPTSKEQVFSTAADNQSSVEIHVLQGEREMATDNKTLGRFMLSGIPSAPRGVPQVLVKFDIDANGILNVSAKDQATGKEQKITITASSGLSKDEIEKMKKDAELHADEDKKKKEQIDTVNQADTMIYSTEKLIKDAGDKMKDDDKKEMQEKTEALKKAKEANDLEDMKKKMEELNQIAQKIGTAMYQNQQTTGAEPGAKDGAGESAEEKKEDNVQDAEAEEVKEEDKKEDK